A genome region from Syntrophorhabdus sp. includes the following:
- the feoB gene encoding ferrous iron transport protein B, whose translation MGEPMGSRIVVALAGNPNSGKTTIFNNLTGAKQHVGNYPGVTVERKEGYSRYDGHEIMFVDLPGTYSLTAYSAEELVARNFIVDEKPDVVVDIIDSSNLERNLYLAVQLMETGVPLVLAFNMSDEARARGYEFDLEKFSRFFNAAVVRTVGHKGEGMEELMMQIVAVSLQKRDPGETPSVNYGEELEEEIGKIMSFLKGDLLLAEKYGARWLAVKLLENDRDVLEKVSSDAVRAQLAKSSSHIEGILGENPETIIASSRYGYISGACQEAVHSTVEVLHTISDKIDTVITNRVLGIPIFLGLMYLVFYLTFTLGDPPMGWIEGLFGWLGNSIGTLWPEGSESLLRSLIVDGIIGGVGGVVVFLPNILLLFFAIAILEDSGYMARAAFIMDRLMHRIGLHGKSFIPMLIGFGCSVPAIMATRMLENRRDRLVTMLVVPLMSCGARLPIYALIIPAFFPQAWNAPMLWIIYVIGILLAVISAKVLRGTIFKGESVPFVMELPPYRLPTVRGVLTHMWQRGWLYLKKAGTIILGISILLWALTTFPGLPQEQAERFEKEKQAVEATITDEEKKKEKITSIENAMTEASLKGSIAGRIGHALEPVLKPMGFDWKIGTALIGAFAAKEVFVAQLGIVYSVGKEANEESSELRDQLRANYTPLVAFCIMLFCLVSAPCMATIAVTRRESNSWKWALFQLAGLTVMAWILTVIVFQAGRVLGIGI comes from the coding sequence TGGCGCTCGCGGGAAATCCGAACTCGGGGAAGACCACCATATTCAACAACCTCACCGGCGCGAAGCAGCATGTCGGCAATTACCCCGGGGTGACGGTGGAAAGGAAGGAAGGCTACAGCCGATATGACGGCCATGAGATCATGTTCGTCGATCTTCCCGGGACGTACAGTCTTACCGCTTATTCGGCTGAGGAGCTGGTGGCAAGGAACTTCATCGTTGACGAGAAGCCTGATGTGGTGGTGGACATCATCGATTCCTCCAACCTGGAGCGGAACCTCTATCTTGCCGTTCAGCTCATGGAAACGGGGGTACCTCTCGTACTGGCCTTCAACATGAGCGATGAGGCCCGTGCACGGGGATATGAGTTCGATCTGGAAAAGTTTTCGCGGTTCTTCAACGCGGCGGTTGTGAGGACGGTCGGCCACAAGGGCGAGGGCATGGAGGAGTTGATGATGCAGATTGTGGCCGTCTCGCTGCAGAAAAGGGACCCCGGTGAAACGCCTTCTGTCAACTATGGGGAGGAACTCGAGGAAGAGATCGGCAAGATAATGTCCTTCCTGAAGGGCGACCTTCTCCTCGCTGAGAAGTATGGCGCACGCTGGTTGGCTGTGAAACTCCTGGAGAACGACAGGGATGTTCTCGAAAAGGTTTCATCCGACGCGGTCCGTGCCCAGCTCGCGAAGAGTTCTTCGCATATAGAGGGCATCCTCGGGGAGAACCCGGAGACGATCATCGCCAGCAGCAGATACGGGTACATCTCGGGTGCGTGCCAGGAGGCGGTGCACTCCACCGTGGAGGTCCTCCATACCATTTCTGATAAGATCGACACGGTCATCACGAACCGTGTCCTTGGCATCCCCATCTTCCTGGGGCTCATGTACCTGGTCTTCTACCTGACATTCACCCTGGGGGATCCTCCGATGGGGTGGATAGAAGGTCTCTTCGGATGGCTGGGGAACAGCATTGGTACCCTGTGGCCGGAAGGTTCGGAGAGCCTGCTCAGATCCCTGATCGTGGACGGCATCATCGGCGGCGTCGGCGGCGTCGTGGTCTTCCTGCCCAATATTCTCTTGTTGTTCTTCGCGATCGCGATCCTCGAGGATTCCGGATACATGGCGCGGGCCGCGTTCATCATGGACCGCCTGATGCACCGGATAGGACTTCACGGCAAGAGCTTCATCCCCATGCTTATCGGTTTCGGCTGCTCCGTTCCAGCCATAATGGCGACGAGAATGCTGGAGAACAGGAGGGACAGATTGGTCACGATGCTGGTTGTTCCCCTGATGAGCTGCGGAGCCAGGCTTCCGATCTACGCGCTCATAATACCCGCGTTCTTTCCGCAGGCGTGGAACGCCCCGATGCTCTGGATCATATACGTCATAGGGATTCTTCTCGCCGTTATCAGCGCGAAGGTCCTGCGCGGCACCATCTTCAAGGGCGAATCGGTTCCCTTCGTTATGGAGCTGCCTCCGTACCGTCTGCCGACCGTGAGGGGTGTCCTGACCCACATGTGGCAGCGCGGGTGGCTTTACCTCAAGAAGGCCGGAACGATCATACTGGGCATCTCCATCCTCCTGTGGGCTCTGACGACCTTTCCGGGACTGCCGCAAGAGCAGGCGGAGCGGTTCGAGAAGGAGAAACAGGCAGTGGAAGCGACCATAACGGACGAGGAGAAGAAGAAGGAGAAGATCACATCGATCGAAAACGCGATGACGGAGGCGTCGCTCAAGGGCAGCATCGCGGGAAGGATCGGGCACGCCCTGGAACCGGTCCTCAAGCCCATGGGATTTGACTGGAAGATAGGTACGGCTCTCATTGGTGCCTTTGCCGCCAAGGAGGTCTTTGTGGCACAGCTGGGCATTGTCTACAGCGTCGGCAAGGAGGCCAACGAAGAGTCTTCTGAGCTTCGCGATCAATTGCGTGCCAACTACACTCCGCTCGTGGCATTCTGCATCATGCTCTTTTGCCTGGTGAGCGCTCCCTGCATGGCAACGATCGCGGTAACGCGCAGGGAGAGCAATTCCTGGAAGTGGGCACTCTTTCAGCTGGCGGGGCTCACGGTGATGGCCTGGATACTGACGGTGATCGTCTTCCAGGCGGGCCGCGTGCTTGGTATCGGTATCTGA